The Erigeron canadensis isolate Cc75 chromosome 4, C_canadensis_v1, whole genome shotgun sequence genome window below encodes:
- the LOC122598120 gene encoding zinc finger Ran-binding domain-containing protein 2: protein MSSGDWMCAACQHMNFKKRDSCQRCHCPKFASPDEVSSYGMNRTEVLAGDWYCATFNCGTHNYASRTACYRCGAHKDYTTMMAASTATCYGYDTAVVPGWKTGDWICNRLGCGVHNYASRMECYKCKAMREY from the exons ATGAGCAGTGGAGATTGGATGTGCGCGGCATGTCAACATATGAATTTCAAGAAACGTGACAGTTGTCAAAGATGTCATTGTCCCAAATTTGCGAGCCCTGATGAGGTTTCATCTTACGGGATGAACAGAACGGAGGTCTTGGCTGGGGACTGGTATTGTGCGACATTCAACTGTGGGACACATAATTACGCTAGTAGGACCGCGTGTTATAGATGTGGTGCACATAAAGATTATACTACTATGATGGCCGCATCAACTGCAACGTGTTATGGATATGATACCGCTGTTGTTCCAGGATGGAAAACCGGAGACTGGATTTGCAATAG ATTGGGTTGTGGAGTGCATAATTATGCTAGCAGGATGGAATGCTAT